AAGACACCAGCCATCTTGTCTTGGCCGGTCGACAAGGTGAGCATGCCTTTCTTGCAATGGGTGCAGACACAATGTACCGACTAGGGTATTATTTTACCCGCCTCGAAACACCCGCATTTGCTTGACTATTCATGGCTGCCGCGCCAATAGCGCCCGTCCGCTGATGAGGAATCGATTCTCTTCAGCACCCCATCCCTATCGGAGGTTCGAACAGCAGCCATGAAAACGCTGTCCAAAGTCACGAAGTCGATCCGCCCGCAGGACGTCCAGAAGGATTGGCATATTATTGATGCCGACGGTCTGGTTGTCGGTCGCGTCGCGTCGATTATCGCCAACATCCTGCGCGGCAAGCACAAGCCGAGCTTCACCCCGCACGTCGATTGCGGTGACCATGTCATTGTCATCAACGCCGACAAGGTAAGGTTCACCGGCAAGAAACTGGGCGACAAGGTTTATTATCGCCACACCGGTTATGCCGGCGGCATCAAGGGCGTTACCGCTGCCAAGGTTCTCGAAGGCCGTTTCCCAGAGCGCGTGCTCGAAAAGGCTGTCGAGCGCATGGTTCCGCGCGGCCCGCTGGGTCGTCAGCAGATGCGTGCCCTGCACCTCTACAACGGTACCGAACACCCACATGACGGCCAGCAGCCCAAGGTGCTCGATATCGCTTCCATGAATCGCAAGAACAAGGTGGGTGCATAATGTCCGACACCGCTAATTCTCTCTCCGATCTCGAAACGCTGGGTGCTGAAACCGTGGCTCCTGCCGCGCCTGCCGCGACTTTGCGTGAGAAAATCATAGACGCACAGGGCCGCAGCTATGCAACCGGCCGTCGTAAGGACGCTGTTGCCCGCGTCTGGCTGAAGCCCGGCACCGGCAAGATCGTGGTCAATGGCCGCGACCAGACTGTTTATTTCGCACGTCCGACTTTGCGTCTTGTCATCAACCAGCCGTTCGACATCACGGACCGCGTTGGCCAGTATGACATCATCGCTACCGTCAAGGGCGGCGGTCTTTCGGGCCAGGCCGGTGCAGTCAAGCATGGTATCGCCCAGGCATTGACCCGTTTCGAACCTGCGCTGCGCAGCGCGGTCAAGGCAGAAGGCTTCCTCACCCGCGACAGCCGTGCGGTCGAGCGTAAGAAATACGGCAAGGCTAAGGCACGCAAGAGCTTCCAGTTCTCGAAGCGTTAATCGCTACTGCGTCCTTGCAGGGTTTCGAAAGGGCGGCCTTCGGGTCGCCCTTTTTCTTTTGGGAATGCACCGCTACAGTCACCGCATGGGGAAAATCCTACTTGCGGTTCTGTTGCTCGCGGTGCTCGCCTTTGGCATCTGGTTCTACCGACTGGGCGGGCCTGCACAGCTGGAT
The nucleotide sequence above comes from Sphingorhabdus pulchriflava. Encoded proteins:
- the rplM gene encoding 50S ribosomal protein L13 — its product is MKTLSKVTKSIRPQDVQKDWHIIDADGLVVGRVASIIANILRGKHKPSFTPHVDCGDHVIVINADKVRFTGKKLGDKVYYRHTGYAGGIKGVTAAKVLEGRFPERVLEKAVERMVPRGPLGRQQMRALHLYNGTEHPHDGQQPKVLDIASMNRKNKVGA
- the rpsI gene encoding 30S ribosomal protein S9 — protein: MSDTANSLSDLETLGAETVAPAAPAATLREKIIDAQGRSYATGRRKDAVARVWLKPGTGKIVVNGRDQTVYFARPTLRLVINQPFDITDRVGQYDIIATVKGGGLSGQAGAVKHGIAQALTRFEPALRSAVKAEGFLTRDSRAVERKKYGKAKARKSFQFSKR